Within the Salmo salar chromosome ssa12, Ssal_v3.1, whole genome shotgun sequence genome, the region GGTGACGGGGGATGATACGAGTCTTCTTGTTGTCACGGGCAGCGTTGCCGGCCAACTCCAGGATCTCAGCAGTCAGGTACTCGAGCACGGCGGCCAGGTACACTGGTGCGCCAGCGCCCACACGCTCGGCGTAGTTGCCTTTGCGCAGCAGCCTGTGCACACGGCCCACGGGGAACTGGAGTCCGGCACGGGATGAACGTGTCTTTGCCTTGGCCCTGGCCTTGCCTCCGGTTTTGCCTCTTCCGCTCATATTGGtagcttcagtatgtcacagaaAGTCTGAATGAGCCGCTGGGCACCTCGAGAGCCTTACTTATACCTCGCCACAAGAGGCAGCGATTGGCCACCGGGCCGGTGTGGCCTTATCCAATTggagtgagggacagacagacagacagtcagccctaagcccgcccgcccgcccgcaggCAGGCAGCTGAGTGAGAAAGAAGGGCTAGGCTACTCTGTTTCCCTCCGACTTTGTTACTTTATGACAAATCAAATCATCCAAATGGGAAACACATAGATAGCTGCACTATTCGCTGCGATTTCCAATACGCTATAGTATTAGGATGATGATGATTAACACATCACAGTGAGGGTGCTGCTGTCCTCTCCAGTATGTATTCTTCTTATTATGAAGATCAATATGACATGGAACACATCTAACACATCACAACAATGGCTCATACACAAATGACTGGTGAGGCTGCTGcactattattatattatatgccTCTCTCCGAGT harbors:
- the LOC123725492 gene encoding histone H2A; this encodes MSGRGKTGGKARAKAKTRSSRAGLQFPVGRVHRLLRKGNYAERVGAGAPVYLAAVLEYLTAEILELAGNAARDNKKTRIIPRHLQLAVRNDEELNKLLGGVTIAQGGVLPNIQAVLLPKKTEKAVKAK